TCATGAATCGTTGGTCTGGTTGTATCAGTGGTAGTTCTCGGAGCTGTTCCAGCGAGGTCCCAGCGAACCCGCTCGTTCACTCTGGGTGCGGACAGCGGGGACGACGACAGGCTGACCTCGCCCGCTCAGACCACCTCGACGTCGCCCTGCATCCCGAGGCCCTGGTGGGGCGCACAGTAGTAGATGTCCAGATCGCTGGTCGCGGTGAACGTGACCGTCTGTGTGCCGCCCTGTTCCGCCATGATATCGGTACTGACGGGTGTATTTCCGTCGGCGTCTTCGATGACGACGTTGTGAGTACCACCGTTGACGTTCGTCCACGTCAGGGTGTACTCTTCGCCCTCTGCGAGGGTCAGCGTCGGGTTCTCGCCTTCGATCTCCGACGGTGCAACGCCCGTCCACGCATCGTTGCTCTGGGCCTCCAGCTGGATCGTCGTGGACGGATCGATCGCACCCGAACCGGCCTCGACCGCGACGGTCGTCGTCGTCGAGTCCGTCGCACCGGTCTCGTCGGTGACGGTCAGCGTCACGTCGTACTCGCCGGCGGAGCCGTAGGTGTGGCTCACGGACTCGCCGCTGGCCGTCGCGCCGTCGCCGAAGTCCCACTCGTAGCTCGTGATGGCGCCGTCGGGACTGGAGGAGTCGGCGGCGTCGAAGCTCACTTCCTCGCCCGGCGCCACCGCGGTCGGGGACGCGGTGAACTCGGCGGTCACCCCCATCATGTCGATGTGGGCCACGACGCGGTTGTACACCTGCTCGTGACCGTCGCCGAACCCGCTGAGCTGCACGAGCGAGGCGTCGTCCCACCACGCGGTGCCGGTCGCGAAGCCCCACCCGCCGTACAGGCAGTTGAAGGTGAGCTGGTCGTTCGAGCCGCTGTTGATCGTGGTGCTGATCTCCGTCCAGTCCTGCCCGGACTCCGTGATGGGATCGGCCAGTGAGTCCTGGCCGAGTTCGTGGACGTTGAGCGTCGCGCCGAAGCCGGTGTCGGGCGCGAAGTCCTCGCCGGTCTTCACGTAGGCGGAGAAGCGATACTCAGTGTTCGGTTCGACGTCGAACACCTGCGTCCAGGAGGCGTCGGCCCCCTCCGTCGAGTCGACGCGGACGCTGTAGTCCCCGCTCCGGGACACCGAGGCGTCGTGAGCGAACTCGACCTCCGTCCCCTGCCAGTTGTTTGTCTCCCACGCGGTCGGCTGGCTGGACGACGTACCGGACTCGAAGCCGCCGTTGGACAGCAGGTTGGTGCCGTCGGGACCGGTCAGGGAGACGTCGTCGAACCAGGCGGTCCCGGTCGCGTTCCCGTACCCGCCAAACAGGGCGTTGATCTGGAGGTCGGAGACGTCGGCCCCGGTGGTGAAGGTCACGCTGACCTCGGTCCAGTCGTTGGTCCCGGTCAGCACGTCCGTCTCGTAGTCGGTCGTGTGGACGTTGAACAGCGCCCCCAGGGCGGAGTCGCTCTGTGTCTCGACCTGCTCGGTCCGGATCCAGCCGCTGAGCGTGTACTCCGTCTCCGGTTCGACCGACGCCGTCGCGTACCACACCGCGTCGGCGCCGTCGTCGGAGGAGATCCGGACGCTGTGATCGCCGCTGTGGGCGGTTCCCTCGGCGTAGGTGTAATCGGCCGACCCGCCGAAGGTGTTCGTCGACCAGCCGTCCGGACCGACGGTCGATTGGGTCTCCTCGAAGCTCGGATTCTCGAAGAGGTTCTCGGACTGCTGCTCGTCGTCGTCGTCGCTGGTGTCCTCGTTGGCCTCGTAGGCGGAGACGAAGCTCTCGGCGTGGCTGGCTGCCCCGACCGAGGCCGCGTCGATCAGGAGGTCGTCGCTCGCGTTCTCCTCCTGACTGATCATCTCGTAGATGGCCTGGCCGGCCGCGTCGGACTCGGGCGTTTCGGCCAGCGTCAGCAGCGCCCACATCTGGACGCGGCCGTCGGGGTCGGTGAGCAGGTCGTGGTCGAGGATGGCGTCGCGGGTGGCGGCCGTCGGCGGGAGGACCCGCAGCGCGTTCAGCCGGACGCCAGCCGACGTGTGCGTGAGGGCGTCCCGCAGCGCGTCGGCGTTGTCCGCGACGGCGTCGAGACCCTCTAGCGTCCACAGCGCGTGGATCGAGCCGACGTCGAGGCCGATGTCGTCGAGGCTCTCGCTGGTCGCCAGCGAGACGAGGTCGTCGACGACGTCGGTGGCGTCCCGCTCGATGAGTTTCCGCTGGGCGGTCTGGCGCCAGAACATGTTGTCATCGCCCAGCGCGTCGACCAGCTCCGACGCGCTCGCGTCGTTCAGGTCCTGCGGGTGCGGGTCGACACCGTCGCCGGTCGTCACGCGGTAGAGTCGAGAGTGTTGCGTGTCCCGGATTGCGGATTCGTAGGCGTTGCCGGGGCCGTTCTCGTAGCCTTCCGGGGTGGGATTGTGCTGGAAGACGAAGTCGTACATGTCGATCAGCCAGACCATCCCGTCGGGGCCGGTGTTGACGTAGGTCGGCGATGACCACTCGTCGTTGCTCGCGAAGAGGTTGTGGTGGTAGATCGACTCGTAGCCGGCGCCGTCCTGCTCGAGGTAGTACGTCGAGGTGAGCTGTCCGGTGCCGTCGCTGACGAACGTGGTGCTGTTCCAGTACTGCTCGGGGAACTCCCGGGCGGTGTAGATCTCCTGGTCGGTCGCGGCCGTGAACCCGCCGTGGAAGTCGACCTGCCGGTACCGGTTGTTGATCGGCAGGATCCGGTTCTCGTTGTCCGTCCGACTGTAGGTGAAGTCGGCGCGGATGTCGATCGTCGTGTACCCCTCGAAGCCGTTGATGTAGTCGTAGTAGGCGGCCGGGATGGCGGCGTAGGAGGTGACGTTGTTGCCGGCGGTGGCCGACGAGCAGAACACAAGTCCCTCCTCGTTGGTCTTGACGCCGGCCATGTTCGACGCACCGCCGCCGACGAACTCGATTTCGGAGCCGTCGGGCTTGAACCGGAAGACGTCCTGACTGAGGGAGAGGTCCTCGTCGATCGACGGCGTGAGCCCCGCGTAGCCCACGACCCCGTAGATCCAGTTGTCCAGGCCCCAGTAGAGCTGGTTCAGGCCGGCGTGGGTGTCGCCGGTGCCGTAGCCGGTGAAGACGGTCTCCTCGACGTCGGCGACGTCGTCGCCGTCCTCGTCGCCCAGGTAGACGACGCGGCCCGACTCGTCCGTTCCGACTTCGGCGGCGATGACGCCGTCCTCGTGGGGGACGAGGCTGTGAGGGATCGAGAGGTCCTCCCGGAAGACCGTGAATTCGTCGGCCGTCCCGTCGCCGTCGGCGTCCTCGCAGATGACGATCATGTCCTCGCCGGCCCCGGGGTCGTTGGGGTAGTCCTGCGTCACCGAGACGAAGCAGCGGCCGGCGGCGTCGAAGGTCATGTCGAGGATTTCGCCCTCGATGCCGTCGGGGAGGACGTCCTCGCTGACGAAGTACTCCAGTTCGAGCTCCGCGGGCGTGATCGAGTGGGCCATCGAGTCGGCGACGGGGAACGGATCCTGAACGAGGTCCCAGACGCCGTCGTCCTCGGAACTCACCGGATCGG
This genomic interval from Halomicrobium urmianum contains the following:
- a CDS encoding PVC-type heme-binding CxxCH protein, producing the protein MTDEEHRTSVGAGSHPQTYRRRFMKAAGLGALGLSGLNGTVGAQSDDNRIRLEAVTIDVGGGRGRSEYVWEDGEEGLVRGPPEAVCNVAGGNHVWMGVSPDDIADVVNPTLELTAGETYTVEWTNVDGGTHDFVVVDDEGTELVSSTDVSGEGETQSVEFEATEEMAEYYCRTHSGSQSGTIRVGDGGPFELSGLEPTETTVEHGETASVSVTVTNATDESATDAVTMVMDGQDIASQEVSLDGGAQTTVTFDVDTSEMAGGEHAMTIASGDSRVSGTLVVEGGPDDAILEVLYLGGVEDGATHYSEDLLKVLGPYMLERGVRLHYTERQADLNAETLAHYDAVMLYGNRLDPTEAQIDALIEFVEDGGGFVPVHAASASFTSSDRFVDLVGGQFQTHNDGVMTTDRIQPDHPVFEGVDEIEVWEETYRHSNLNDDIEVLAYGAGADFGADENEPWNWIRTQGDGRVFYTAWGHSDVWETSGFKQLLHNALRWASGNEDTIGDHPMAPEKTYTNVSEYGHSEVPYYQGEAPDPVSSEDDGVWDLVQDPFPVADSMAHSITPAELELEYFVSEDVLPDGIEGEILDMTFDAAGRCFVSVTQDYPNDPGAGEDMIVICEDADGDGTADEFTVFREDLSIPHSLVPHEDGVIAAEVGTDESGRVVYLGDEDGDDVADVEETVFTGYGTGDTHAGLNQLYWGLDNWIYGVVGYAGLTPSIDEDLSLSQDVFRFKPDGSEIEFVGGGASNMAGVKTNEEGLVFCSSATAGNNVTSYAAIPAAYYDYINGFEGYTTIDIRADFTYSRTDNENRILPINNRYRQVDFHGGFTAATDQEIYTAREFPEQYWNSTTFVSDGTGQLTSTYYLEQDGAGYESIYHHNLFASNDEWSSPTYVNTGPDGMVWLIDMYDFVFQHNPTPEGYENGPGNAYESAIRDTQHSRLYRVTTGDGVDPHPQDLNDASASELVDALGDDNMFWRQTAQRKLIERDATDVVDDLVSLATSESLDDIGLDVGSIHALWTLEGLDAVADNADALRDALTHTSAGVRLNALRVLPPTAATRDAILDHDLLTDPDGRVQMWALLTLAETPESDAAGQAIYEMISQEENASDDLLIDAASVGAASHAESFVSAYEANEDTSDDDDEQQSENLFENPSFEETQSTVGPDGWSTNTFGGSADYTYAEGTAHSGDHSVRISSDDGADAVWYATASVEPETEYTLSGWIRTEQVETQSDSALGALFNVHTTDYETDVLTGTNDWTEVSVTFTTGADVSDLQINALFGGYGNATGTAWFDDVSLTGPDGTNLLSNGGFESGTSSSQPTAWETNNWQGTEVEFAHDASVSRSGDYSVRVDSTEGADASWTQVFDVEPNTEYRFSAYVKTGEDFAPDTGFGATLNVHELGQDSLADPITESGQDWTEISTTINSGSNDQLTFNCLYGGWGFATGTAWWDDASLVQLSGFGDGHEQVYNRVVAHIDMMGVTAEFTASPTAVAPGEEVSFDAADSSSPDGAITSYEWDFGDGATASGESVSHTYGSAGEYDVTLTVTDETGATDSTTTTVAVEAGSGAIDPSTTIQLEAQSNDAWTGVAPSEIEGENPTLTLAEGEEYTLTWTNVNGGTHNVVIEDADGNTPVSTDIMAEQGGTQTVTFTATSDLDIYYCAPHQGLGMQGDVEVV